One genomic segment of Schistosoma haematobium chromosome 6, whole genome shotgun sequence includes these proteins:
- a CDS encoding hypothetical protein (EggNog:ENOG410V4X1~COG:T), protein MGQKQPKLKQDAVEELLNQTSFTETEIQDWYKGFLKECPTGYLSTDDFKRVYTKFFPYGESSRFAEYVFRTFDQNHDGLIDFRDFLSSLNITNRGDLSQKLRWAFTMYDLDNDGYISKQDLIEVLTAIYAMVGSAVEFNVTDSTPEKRAEKIFQLMDLDRDNRLSLDEFINGVKCDKLLMRLLTFNTHSLHHQHADCLMNGSNDNKGWSCTDTHYNHQSNDYDNTVKPIVNQSFPKQNVIPDTSES, encoded by the exons ATGGGTCAAAAGCAACCAAAATTAAAACAAGATGCTGTTGAAGAACTACTAAACCAAACATCTTTTACGGAAACTGAAATTCAAGACTGGTATAAGGGGTTTTTGAAG GAATGCCCAACTGGTTATTTATCTACTGATGATTTTAAACGTGTTTATACAAAGTTTTTCCCATATGGTGAATCTAGTCGGTTCGCAGAGTATGTATTTCGTACATTTGATCAAAATCATGATGGTTTGATTGACTTTCGAGATTTTCTGTCCTCATTAAATATAACTAATCGTGGTGATTTATCACAGAAATTACGTTGGGCATTCACGATGTATGATTTAGACAATGATGGTTATATATCAAAACAAGATTTAATTGAGGTTCTTACT gCTATTTATGCAATGGTTGGCTCTGCTGTTGAATTCAATGTTACAGATTCTACACCGGAAAAACGAGCAGAGAAAATATTTCAGTTGATGGACTTAGATAGAGATAATCGTTTGTCATTAGATGAATTTATAAATGGTGTAAAATGTGATAAATTATTAATGCGTTTGTTGACTTTCAATACTCATTCGTTGCATCATCAACATGCAGATTGTCTAATGAATGGATCAAATGATAACAAAGGATGGTCATGTACAGATACCCATTATAATCATCAATCTAATGATTATGATAATACAGTCAAACCAATTGTAAATCAATCATTTCCCAAACAGAATGTTATTCCTGATACCTCAGAGTCTTAA